Below is a window of Limibacillus halophilus DNA.
CTCGCTCGTAATCCAAACCGCTCATCAGCACTTTCACACCGCCACCCACGACGCCCAGCACATTCTCCGCCGGCACCTCGCAGTCCTCGAAAACGAGTTCGCAGGTCGGCGATCCGCGCATGCCAAGCTTGTCGAGTTTCTGCGCCACTCGGAACCCCTTGAATTCCTTCTCGACAATGAAAGCGGTTATTCCCCGCGACCCTGCTGCGGGATCTGTCTTCGCATAGATTACCAGCACTTCTGCCTCGCTGGAGTTGGTGATCCACATCTTGGTGCCATTCAAAATCCAACGATCACCCTTCTTCTCAGCGCGGGTGCGCATGGAAACGACATCCGAGCCGGAGCCCGGCTCGCTCATCGCCAAAGCACCCACGTGCTCGCCGGACACCAGCTTTGGCAGGTAGCGCAGTTTTTGCTCGTCGTTGCCATTTCGCCGAATCTGGTTGATGCAGAGGTTGGAGTGCGCGCCGTAGCTCAGCCCGATCGAGGCGGACGCACGGCTTACCTCCTCAACGGCAATGCAATGTTCAAGATAACCCAGACCGCTTCCGCCGTAGGTCTCCTCCACGGTGACGCCATGCAGGCCTACTGCCCCCATCTTCGGCCACAAGTGGCGAGGGAATTCATCCGTACGGTCGATCTCCGCCGCCAGAGGTGCGATTTCATCCGCGGCGAAGCTCATGACGCTGTCGCGTAACATTTCTGCGGTATCGCCTAGCCCAAAATCCAGTCCCGGCAATTGATTCGGTAGCATTCAAGTCTCCGTTGTGCGGCTCGATTACATTCGTTCTTCAGGATAGGACCGATGAGGAAAAAACCAAAGGCTTGGATAATGCTGCCCCAAGCTCAGAAATTCTGCGCCCACAAGGCCGCCAAGCGCGGGCGGGACGCGACGGCGGCATGCAGCCGCGCCAACTTCGGGCGCGTGGCAAAGAGCT
It encodes the following:
- a CDS encoding isovaleryl-CoA dehydrogenase; the protein is MLPNQLPGLDFGLGDTAEMLRDSVMSFAADEIAPLAAEIDRTDEFPRHLWPKMGAVGLHGVTVEETYGGSGLGYLEHCIAVEEVSRASASIGLSYGAHSNLCINQIRRNGNDEQKLRYLPKLVSGEHVGALAMSEPGSGSDVVSMRTRAEKKGDRWILNGTKMWITNSSEAEVLVIYAKTDPAAGSRGITAFIVEKEFKGFRVAQKLDKLGMRGSPTCELVFEDCEVPAENVLGVVGGGVKVLMSGLDYERVVLAAGPLGIMQACMDVVIPYLHERKQFGQAIGEFQLMQGKLADMYTTMNACKAYVYSVAKACDRSETTRMDAAGAILYAAEKATWMSLEAIQCLGGNGYINDYPTGRLLRDAKLYEIGAGTSEIRRWLIGRELFEQTA